In Chryseobacterium oryzae, the genomic stretch TTCAGATAATGATGATCATTCAGGTTCTGAAGAATAATTAATACAATTAAAAAGTTACCTATGAAAAAGTTAATTTTAAGTGTGGCAATTACGCTTTCGGCTCTTGCTTTCGCACAAAAACAAGATCCTAAAGAGCTTAACGCAAAAATAGAACAGTCTAGCAAAATTGCTTATGATGCCTATAATGATAAAAATTATGCGGTTGCTGCACCCAAGTTTATTGAACTCTATAATCTTTTGAAAGCAAACGGCAATGATGAAAAAATATATATGTACTATGCAGGTGCAAGTCATGCTATGGCTAACAACCTAAATGAAGCAATAAATATTTATAGTGATTTGTTAAATTCTGGATTTACTGGTGTTCAGACACAGTATACAGCAAAAGAAGCTAAATCAGGACAGGTTGTCGCTTTAAATAAAGATATTTGGGAGGCTCTTAAAAAAATGGGTTCTAAAGATTATACAGAATATAAAGTTGAACAAACTAAAAGTGTAGAACCTGAAATTTATGAGACTTTATCTAATTTGTTACTGAATGTTAAGAAAAATGATGAAGCTTTAGCCATAATTGAAAAGGGATTGTCTAAATATCCTAATAATACCAAATTAAAAGAATATCAGGGAACAGCATTGTATGCAACTGGGAAAACAGATCAGTTTTTAACGAACTTAAAAGAACAGCTAGCAAAAAATCCTAATGATCCTACAAACTGGTATAACTTGGGAGTTTTACAATCTAAGAATGAGTCTACACAAGCAGAAGCTATAGAATCTTTTTCGAAAGCTATAAAATTAAAACCAAATTTTTCTGCAGCACATCAAAATTTGGTTTATGCTATTATTGGTGACGATTCTAAGGCTGTTGATGAAATTAACGCTTTAAGAAAAACCAATGCAGATAAAGCAACGCAGTTTATCGAAGCAAGAAAAGAAAGATTTGCAAAAGCACTTCCTTATGCAGAAAGCTGGTATCAGGTTGAACCTTCAAATATTGATGCTGTAACAGTGTTAAAGCAAATTTACATTATTACAAAAAACCCAACTAAAGTTGCGGAAATGAAAGCTAAAGAGGCTGCATTACAGTCATCTGCAAAGTAATAAGTATTTATAAAACATTTAAATCCGTCTGCTAATCTAATTTTGCAGACGGATTTTGTTTTTATTGCCCTTTAAAGATTAAAATCAACCTTAAATACTTTTTTCTGCAAAACTAAAAATATTAGCAAGTTCAACAGTGGAATATCCATTGCTTTTAATTTTTGAAGCATTAATCATAGCTTTTGCAAGTACAGAAGTCGGTAATGGTTTTTGGCTTTCGAAAAGTCCGAGTTTATTGGCAAACTTTATTATTCTGCTTCCTAAGACTTCTCCAGTTCTCTCCGAGTCTTTTCTCTCTAACATTCCCGGTTTGAAAATGGTAATCTTATCAAAATGAAGATTTTTAACCGCAACTTCCAGTTCACCTTTCATTTTAGAATAAAATATTTTAGATTGAGTATTTGCACCATAAGCAGAAACTAAAACATAATCTGATACATTATTTTCTTTTGCTGCTTTCGCAAATTCAAGCTGATAATCATAATCTACTTTTCGCTGTGCTTCTTTGCTTCCCGCATCTTTTAATGTTGTACCCAAACATGAAAATGCTACATCGCCAACGACAAGATTTTTCCATTCTTCAGGATTTTGAAAATTTACCACATGAGTTGTTAGTTTATCATTATATATCGTGAGCGGTTTTCTTACAAACACTATTACTTCACTGAAATCCTGATCGAGCAATAACTGCTGAACCAGTTCTTTTCCTGTGGCGCCTGTAGCACCAATTACGAGAGCTTTCATTGTCTATTATAGTATAAAATGTGTATTCTTTTTCTAAATTTACTAATTTTGAAATAATTGTCAGTATAAATTTAATTTACATCATTATTCACACGCATATTTATATTAAAACTCATACTAAATGGATGCCAACGAAATTTTAGAATACTGTCTTTCAAAAAAAGGAGTTACAGAAAGTTTTCCGTTTGATAATGAAACTTTGGTTTTGAAAGTTGGAACAAAAATGTTCCTATTAATGTCATTAGAGAGACAGCCTTTAAGCATTAATGTAAAAACAGATCCCGAATGGAGCCTAGAACTTCGTGAACAACACCCGCAAATTACCGGAGCGTATCACATGAACAAAATACATTGGAATTCGGTTTCTGTAGATGGTTTAAAAAGAGATTTACTTTTGAAAATGATTGATCAATCGTATGATTTGGTATTTAAATCTTTGACAAAGAAAATTAAAGAAGAAATTTTAAATTTATAAAATTATATAAAGCACAAATAACACAAATGAAATTTAGACTACTTTTTATATTAATATTTTACACTTCAAGATATTTTTGCCAAGACAATATTAATAATATTATAGAATATTCTTATATACATGATTTAAAGACTTCTGTGGAGGAGGATAGTGATTTTCTTTACTTTGATCAAGATAAAAGCATATATTTTCAGTACGGTAAGGCAAATGAAAAAATAAAATTTGAAGATATTAATAATTCTAATTTTAAAGCTGAATTACTTACGTATTTTTTTATCAATAATAACAGTAAAGATTATTTCTTTTTAGGATATAAGGTTCCTCCCAAAAAAATACTTACAACAGATACTATTCCGGAAATTAAATGGACAATAAATCCTACTAAAAAGAAAAAAATATTAGGATATGACTGTTTATTTGCTACGGCAATTTTTAGAGGAAGAAGTTGGAATGCATGGTTTACTAAAGAAATTCCGGTAAGTTATGGTCCCTGGAAGCTCCACGGATTACCTGGATTAATTTTAGAAGCTGAGGATTCTAGTACTGCTTACAGTTTTATTGTTAAAAAAATTACTCTTAATACTCAGGCTATATTAAATAAAATATTTTTGGATTATATTGAAGAGAAGAAAAAAAACTTAATTTCTTTTGAAGAATATATTAAAAAAGAGAATATACAAAAAAGAGATTGGTTTAATAAAATACTTGCTGAATTACCACTAGGAACTGAAATGCAAAATCCTATTTTAAGAGAAAATGACTTAGAAGTTCAGTTTGAATGGGAAAAATCTCCGGAAATATTTTAATGAAATATCCTATTTATGTATTAAAATCTTTTTTATTGATTTAAAGTGAATTCCAGATAGGAAATATTTTAAATATTTGATATTCATATAATAATTATTTTATCACAAAACAAAGACAAGTCTACTTCTTTAAATGCGTTTAAGCACTTATATAATATTTTCTGCTTAATAACGTTTGGAAGTATATCAAAAATATTTAAACACAAATAAATTTTAATTTCAAAATTTAATGCAATGAAAAAAAATATTTCACTATTGTTTTTAACAGTGAATTTTGCGGGTAATACATCAGCAATTGATAAAACCGCAAAGCCACAAAGTCTGTTTGTTAAAAAGATACTAAACTGCAAAATTGATTCTATAGATCTTCTCAAGAAGTTTTCCTGTTCATTTTTTATTACAACTGTTGTAAGAAATGCAAATACTAAATTCACCAATAATTATACTTTAAATAATGGCTTATAATAATTCGGTTATGAAGAAATTTTTGCTTACTCTTTTTGTGGTTCTATTTTCTTATGTAATAGGGCAAAACAAATCGATTGTTGTAGAATATAATTATTTTCCTGGTCAATACGAAGAAGAAGCCAGTAATAATTATTTATTTTTAAACGAAAATCATAATATTTTCTTTTTGTATGGTACTGCAGGAACTGAGCTTAAATTTGAAAATATCGAAAACGATTTTAAAAAAAGCCGTATTGGTAGTATAATAGACCACATTTCCGATAACAAACTGCTCTTTACGGGTTATATGACGGGTTCTAAAAGATACTTAACAGAAGATAATTTACCTAA encodes the following:
- a CDS encoding GLPGLI family protein, producing the protein MKFRLLFILIFYTSRYFCQDNINNIIEYSYIHDLKTSVEEDSDFLYFDQDKSIYFQYGKANEKIKFEDINNSNFKAELLTYFFINNNSKDYFFLGYKVPPKKILTTDTIPEIKWTINPTKKKKILGYDCLFATAIFRGRSWNAWFTKEIPVSYGPWKLHGLPGLILEAEDSSTAYSFIVKKITLNTQAILNKIFLDYIEEKKKNLISFEEYIKKENIQKRDWFNKILAELPLGTEMQNPILRENDLEVQFEWEKSPEIF
- a CDS encoding NAD(P)H-binding protein, encoding MKALVIGATGATGKELVQQLLLDQDFSEVIVFVRKPLTIYNDKLTTHVVNFQNPEEWKNLVVGDVAFSCLGTTLKDAGSKEAQRKVDYDYQLEFAKAAKENNVSDYVLVSAYGANTQSKIFYSKMKGELEVAVKNLHFDKITIFKPGMLERKDSERTGEVLGSRIIKFANKLGLFESQKPLPTSVLAKAMINASKIKSNGYSTVELANIFSFAEKSI
- a CDS encoding MmcQ/YjbR family DNA-binding protein, which codes for MDANEILEYCLSKKGVTESFPFDNETLVLKVGTKMFLLMSLERQPLSINVKTDPEWSLELREQHPQITGAYHMNKIHWNSVSVDGLKRDLLLKMIDQSYDLVFKSLTKKIKEEILNL
- a CDS encoding tetratricopeptide repeat protein; this encodes MKKLILSVAITLSALAFAQKQDPKELNAKIEQSSKIAYDAYNDKNYAVAAPKFIELYNLLKANGNDEKIYMYYAGASHAMANNLNEAINIYSDLLNSGFTGVQTQYTAKEAKSGQVVALNKDIWEALKKMGSKDYTEYKVEQTKSVEPEIYETLSNLLLNVKKNDEALAIIEKGLSKYPNNTKLKEYQGTALYATGKTDQFLTNLKEQLAKNPNDPTNWYNLGVLQSKNESTQAEAIESFSKAIKLKPNFSAAHQNLVYAIIGDDSKAVDEINALRKTNADKATQFIEARKERFAKALPYAESWYQVEPSNIDAVTVLKQIYIITKNPTKVAEMKAKEAALQSSAK